The following coding sequences lie in one Timaviella obliquedivisa GSE-PSE-MK23-08B genomic window:
- a CDS encoding RNA-directed DNA polymerase: MDRRDLIARGYFPRELPPPFKTSSLAHFVVSNISLQLTSRTNSKLYIHSHVRYGSLRRKLSIPNPAFFVQIAKVIDNNWNDIKLITQKSNFSKSKPVHTPHPKRNRSISPLLDFPDLPKERAKNRAIGRYALQTDISQFYQSIYTHSIPWAIHGKEIAKSQRNDPSLLGNQLDKLVRNSQDSQTIGIPISPDTSLIIAELILCTLDLELERRISSSCLHPYRGFRYSDDYEFVFLTRSEAETALSHLQKILSAFELTLNPNKTRIVELPCSLDATWVLELSDYKFSNSKLAQMQDIIRYFDRAFQISKEFPQEPVLKYAIARIENFHELHQDNWSLLESLLLQSVTIESSTLRDALSIFQNSQIKNYPVDLDSLEKNLNLQVLQHAPLGHSSEVAWAIWSIIVFKLSIYEEASQAISDMEDSIVAILALDAQQRGRIPKGLVTRQWEQFLTEDELYGNQWLFSYEANRQGYLSTGYDHVSRDPWFSQLKQGKVTFYDRATPLFIPPGETSGPSGEIEAFGINSKR; encoded by the coding sequence ATGGATAGGAGAGATTTGATTGCTAGAGGTTACTTTCCTAGAGAACTCCCTCCACCATTTAAAACCAGCTCACTTGCTCACTTTGTAGTCTCTAACATTTCCTTACAACTAACTTCTAGAACTAATTCAAAACTTTACATACATAGCCATGTAAGATATGGCTCTTTGAGAAGAAAGTTAAGCATTCCAAATCCAGCTTTTTTTGTACAGATAGCCAAAGTTATAGATAATAATTGGAATGACATTAAATTAATAACTCAAAAATCTAATTTCTCGAAGAGCAAACCTGTCCACACACCACATCCAAAGCGTAATCGCTCAATTTCACCTTTACTTGATTTTCCTGATCTTCCTAAGGAAAGAGCTAAGAATAGAGCAATTGGTCGATATGCTTTACAGACAGATATTTCACAGTTTTATCAGTCTATTTATACGCATAGTATTCCTTGGGCTATACACGGAAAAGAAATTGCAAAAAGCCAAAGAAATGATCCCTCTTTACTTGGAAATCAACTCGATAAATTAGTTCGTAATAGCCAAGATAGTCAGACGATAGGTATTCCTATTAGCCCTGACACGTCGCTAATTATCGCTGAATTAATACTTTGTACTTTAGATTTAGAGCTAGAAAGACGAATTTCAAGCTCATGTTTACATCCATATAGAGGTTTTCGCTACAGCGACGATTATGAATTTGTTTTTCTAACTCGTTCAGAAGCAGAGACAGCTTTAAGCCATCTTCAGAAGATTTTGTCAGCTTTTGAACTAACTCTTAACCCTAACAAAACTAGAATTGTCGAGTTACCCTGCTCTTTGGACGCTACTTGGGTTTTAGAATTATCTGATTATAAGTTTAGCAATAGTAAGCTTGCTCAAATGCAGGATATTATTCGCTATTTTGATCGCGCTTTTCAAATTTCTAAGGAGTTTCCTCAAGAGCCAGTGCTTAAGTATGCGATTGCAAGAATTGAAAATTTTCATGAACTTCATCAGGATAATTGGTCATTGCTCGAAAGTTTGCTATTGCAGTCAGTAACAATTGAATCAAGTACTTTACGCGATGCCTTATCAATATTTCAGAATAGTCAAATTAAAAATTACCCAGTTGACCTAGACTCACTCGAAAAAAATCTTAATCTGCAAGTTCTTCAACATGCTCCGCTCGGACATAGCAGTGAAGTGGCTTGGGCTATATGGTCAATAATTGTATTCAAACTGTCTATCTACGAAGAAGCCAGTCAAGCAATTTCTGACATGGAGGATTCTATTGTTGCAATTTTAGCGTTGGATGCACAACAGCGAGGGAGAATCCCAAAAGGGTTAGTTACCAGGCAATGGGAACAGTTTTTAACAGAAGACGAGCTTTATGGAAATCAATGGCTTTTTTCATACGAAGCAAATCGACAAGGATATCTATCTACTGGGTATGATCACGTCTCCAGAGATCCTTGGTTTTCCCAATTAAAGCAAGGCAAAGTTACGTTTTACGACAGGGCAACACCACTCTTTATTCCGCCTGGAGAAACTAGTGGTCCGTCTGGTGAGATTGAGGCATTCGGTATAAATTCTAAAAGGTAA
- a CDS encoding nucleotidyltransferase family protein, producing the protein MKTAIALPIDQIEKFCQHWQIIELSLFGSVLRDDFHADSDIDFLVAFAPTANWGLLDHAQMQEELEILLGRPVDLISKRAIERSSNWIRRQAILSTAQPIYVE; encoded by the coding sequence ATGAAAACCGCGATCGCCTTACCAATTGATCAAATTGAGAAATTCTGTCAACACTGGCAAATTATAGAACTCTCCCTCTTTGGTTCTGTCTTGCGGGACGACTTTCATGCAGACAGCGATATCGATTTCCTCGTTGCCTTTGCTCCTACAGCCAACTGGGGTCTGCTTGATCACGCCCAAATGCAGGAAGAACTCGAAATCCTGCTAGGCAGACCCGTTGATTTAATCAGTAAACGGGCGATCGAGCGCAGTTCCAATTGGATTCGTCGTCAAGCAATTCTCTCTACCGCCCAACCTATCTATGTCGAATAG